The genomic DNA CGGCGAAGACCCCCGGCCGAGCGCCCCGATGCGCACGCTCGGCCAGGACAGCGGCGGCCTGGAGGCCAGCCTCTTCGTCGATACCCCCGATGACCACCTCGACCCGGCGGCCGCCCAGCGCCCGGCGCATGCCGGCAAGCCGGTCGGCGAAGGTCTGGATGGCCAGATCCCCACCCACGAACCACCACTCGTCGTACCCGCACTCCACCAGGTGCTGGCCCGCCAGGTAGCCACCGGCCACGTTGTCGGGGATTGCGGCGAAGTACTGCTGGAAACGGGCCGTGTACTTTCCGATGGTCACCACGGGCACCGGGCCCGCCGTAAGGCGGTCGAGCCATTCGTCGTCGATCGGCACGCCTCCCACCAGCACCCCGGCTACGACCCGCTGTTCCACGAGCTTGGGAAGGGGCGCTCCCCTCCGGCCGCTGACTGCCTCCAGCATCAACTGGCGTCCCGTGCGGGCAACGTAAGCCAGCGCAGCCTCAGTCACGTCCCGGAAGAACTGGTCCCCCCTCAGCCCCCCGGCGGGGTTCGCTATGACCATGCCCAACGGCGCCGTGGCCAGGTCGGGGGCCTCGCCTGGGGCCGGGGCACCTGCCGAGGGCTGCGCGAAAGGAACCGCCTGCCGGAGCCGGCCGGCGGCTTGCTTGACTCGGTTGCGGGTTGCAAGGCTGATCCTGGGGTCGTCCCGAAGGGCCCGAGAGACGGTCGACGGCGAGATCCCAAGTCTTCTGGCCAAAGCACGCTGCGAGTCTGGCAGTGCCCTCATGAGAGCATCCCGTCCCCCCGGCTCCTCAGCCCTTCAGCCCGCTGGAAGCGATCCCTTGGATGAAGTGTCGTTGGCCCAGCAAGAAAGCAGCGAGCAGCGGAAGCGTCACCACCGTCGTGGCCGCCATAAGGGGGCCCCAGGCCACCGTGTACTGGCTCTGGAAGACCTGCAGGCCGAGCTGCACCGTGCGCATGAGCGGCTCGGTGGTCACCACCAGAGCCCACAGGAAGTCGTCCCAGATCATGGAGAACGAGAAGATCCCCAGCGTGGCCAGCGCTGGCTTCGTGAGCGGCAGGACGATGCTTGCGAAAATCCGTCCCTCCGAAGCCCCGTCGATGCGTCCCGCCTCCATGAGGTCGTCCGGGATGCTCAAGAAAAACTGCCGCATGAGAAAGATGCCGAACGGCGGAACGAGATGGGGCAGCAGAAGGCCCGGATACGTATTGAGCAGGCCCGTGCCACCTACACCCCACAGATTGTTGCCCCCAGCGAGGGGCATGTAGCGCGCCACCAAGAACAGCGGGATCAGAATGACGTGAAAGGGCACCATCATGGTTCCGATGAGGGCGTAAAACAGCGGCTCTCGCCCGCGAAAGCGGAACTTCGCGAACGTGTAGCCGGCCATCGCACAGGCCATCACGTTTAGCAGGGTGCCCGCCGAGGCCGTCAGCAGGCTGTTAAGGAAATACCGGCCAAAGGGGGCGGCCTTGAACGCGTACCCGTAGTGATCCCAGGTGAGCCGGCGAGGTACCCAGACGGGCGGCACGGCGAAGAGATCCGCATCGACCTTGACCGAGCTCAGCACCATCCACAGCAGAGGAAAGCCCATGACCACGGCCGCGAGCAACAGGCCAAACCATACGAATAGCCTTTGGCGCGCCAAACGAGCAGCCACCCGGGCCTGCCCTGCGGCCACCGGCGTAGAGATGCCCGCCCCCGCTGCGACCTGCACCCTGGCACCTTGCCCGCTCACGGTTGCTGTCACGCCTCCGCCGGGGAGCGGTATGCCTTCAACTGCAAGACGGACAACGTGAAGATCACGACAAAGAGCACGAAGGAGATGGCTGAGGCGGCCCCCATCTCGAAATACTGAAACGCCGCCTGGTAGATGAGGTAGCCCACCGTGGTGGTGGATTCGAGCGGCCCGCCCTGGGTCATGGCGTAAATCTCGCCAAACGTCTGAAAGGTTGAAATGAGCCCCATCACGATGATGTAGAACGTGACGGGCCACAAAAGCGGCCAGGTGATGCGGCGGAACCGTTGAAAGGCGCCGGCGCCGTCGATCGTAGCCGCCTCGTAGAGTTCAACCGGTATACCCTGCAGCCCGGCAAGGTAAATCACCATGTTGACGCCGGCGCCCTTCCAAACCCGCATCAGCACCAGCGAATGCAGCGCCGTCCCGGGGTTGCCAAGCCAGTTGACCGCGGGAAGCCCCACGGCCGCCAGCACGCTGTTGAGCAGGCCCACCCGAGTGTTGTACAGCCAGAGCCAGACCATACTGGCCGCAATGACCGACATGACGCTGGGCAGGTAGTAGATGGCGCGGAAGGCCGCGATGCCCCGGATGGCGCGGTTGACGAGCAGCGCAAGGCCCAGCGCCAGGGCGATGTTGAGCGGCAGGACCTCCAGCGCGAACTGCACCGTGTTGGCAAACGCCTGCCAGAAGAGGTCGTATTCGAACAGCACGCGGCGGTAGTTTTCGAGCCCCACCCAGTTGGGCCGGGAGAGCATCGTGTAGTCGGTGAGACTGAGGTAGAAGGAGGCGCCGATGGGCGCCACCCGGAAGACGAGGGTGTAGGCGACGGCCGGCAGGAGGAAGAGAGGGATGATCCACCGGATCCTCCCCCGACGCCCTGCCGCCCATCCTGCCGCCTTCGCCTGCCCGGCCGCCGCCGCACCCACCGGCGCTA from Bacillota bacterium includes the following:
- a CDS encoding LacI family DNA-binding transcriptional regulator, with product MRALPDSQRALARRLGISPSTVSRALRDDPRISLATRNRVKQAAGRLRQAVPFAQPSAGAPAPGEAPDLATAPLGMVIANPAGGLRGDQFFRDVTEAALAYVARTGRQLMLEAVSGRRGAPLPKLVEQRVVAGVLVGGVPIDDEWLDRLTAGPVPVVTIGKYTARFQQYFAAIPDNVAGGYLAGQHLVECGYDEWWFVGGDLAIQTFADRLAGMRRALGGRRVEVVIGGIDEEAGLQAAAVLAERAHRGARPGVFAATDWLASGLARGLRQQGVHVPEAVGVVGYSDLELASHTTPRLTTIRVNRQQLAWLACRLLEDRIAGVLTHPVQAFIQPELVVRESTQRKGQPDAEK
- a CDS encoding carbohydrate ABC transporter permease; the encoded protein is MSGQGARVQVAAGAGISTPVAAGQARVAARLARQRLFVWFGLLLAAVVMGFPLLWMVLSSVKVDADLFAVPPVWVPRRLTWDHYGYAFKAAPFGRYFLNSLLTASAGTLLNVMACAMAGYTFAKFRFRGREPLFYALIGTMMVPFHVILIPLFLVARYMPLAGGNNLWGVGGTGLLNTYPGLLLPHLVPPFGIFLMRQFFLSIPDDLMEAGRIDGASEGRIFASIVLPLTKPALATLGIFSFSMIWDDFLWALVVTTEPLMRTVQLGLQVFQSQYTVAWGPLMAATTVVTLPLLAAFLLGQRHFIQGIASSGLKG
- a CDS encoding sugar ABC transporter permease, producing the protein MGAAAAGQAKAAGWAAGRRGRIRWIIPLFLLPAVAYTLVFRVAPIGASFYLSLTDYTMLSRPNWVGLENYRRVLFEYDLFWQAFANTVQFALEVLPLNIALALGLALLVNRAIRGIAAFRAIYYLPSVMSVIAASMVWLWLYNTRVGLLNSVLAAVGLPAVNWLGNPGTALHSLVLMRVWKGAGVNMVIYLAGLQGIPVELYEAATIDGAGAFQRFRRITWPLLWPVTFYIIVMGLISTFQTFGEIYAMTQGGPLESTTTVGYLIYQAAFQYFEMGAASAISFVLFVVIFTLSVLQLKAYRSPAEA